In Paenibacillus ihbetae, the following are encoded in one genomic region:
- a CDS encoding DUF4178 domain-containing protein, with the protein MSVWKRISNLFAKPEPPKAEKSMLQLAPGDICEVSLVTYEVTGRVHNRGRNAVVLTLQDGARIAYLHIEERETVQYALYTPIDGRLDSPEEVPSIIDLDDHVFHLEEEYGGHVSIAGRTPFMQGGEQHVWQYQSDDYKLLRIEWQNGRFMLYEGEKVIPGDVRVIRAT; encoded by the coding sequence ATGAGTGTATGGAAACGAATCAGCAACTTGTTTGCGAAGCCTGAACCGCCCAAAGCAGAGAAAAGCATGCTGCAGCTGGCGCCGGGAGATATATGCGAAGTATCTTTGGTAACGTATGAAGTAACGGGCCGGGTACATAACCGCGGCCGGAATGCGGTTGTCCTGACGCTTCAGGACGGCGCCCGTATCGCGTATTTGCACATTGAAGAACGAGAAACGGTGCAATATGCGCTGTATACGCCGATTGACGGTCGCCTCGACTCTCCGGAAGAAGTACCGTCCATCATCGATCTGGACGATCATGTCTTCCATTTGGAGGAGGAATACGGCGGACATGTCTCGATCGCGGGGCGAACGCCTTTCATGCAGGGCGGGGAGCAGCATGTGTGGCAATACCAATCCGATGACTACAAGCTCTTGCGAATCGAATGGCAGAACGGCAGATTTATGCTGTATGAAGGAGAGAAAGTGATCCCGGGGGATGTACGAGTCATCCGGGCGACGTAG
- a CDS encoding DUF350 domain-containing protein, with product MDFEMILSVLVWTAVGALLLFVLMFVDSLFTKYNDLEEVKAGNMAVTTRLVLKLAAQGYILSVSIGTSYHLLEAIMVSVVSFVILFVLEALTEGLLRHFANLNLDKGTRDGKTGYGLFAGSLHVVGALIITACL from the coding sequence ATGGATTTTGAGATGATCTTGAGTGTTCTGGTTTGGACCGCTGTTGGCGCTCTGCTGCTGTTCGTACTGATGTTCGTGGATTCCCTGTTTACGAAGTACAATGATCTGGAAGAGGTCAAGGCCGGCAACATGGCCGTAACGACCCGATTGGTCCTAAAGCTTGCGGCTCAGGGATATATATTGTCCGTGTCCATCGGAACTTCCTACCATCTGCTTGAGGCGATCATGGTATCTGTGGTTTCTTTTGTCATTCTATTCGTGCTGGAGGCCTTGACGGAAGGGCTGCTTCGCCACTTTGCCAACCTCAACCTGGATAAGGGGACCCGCGATGGAAAAACGGGATACGGCTTGTTTGCAGGTTCGCTTCATGTGGTAGGCGCGTTAATAATTACCGCTTGCTTATAG
- a CDS encoding PspA/IM30 family protein translates to MSIFKRLRDLTMSNINAIIDKAEDPIKMTDQYIRDMTEDLEDAEKAVAAQIAIEKRFKALYEEQAALVEKRTQQAHTAAQAQNVDLARRALEEKKAAEAKRDEYKASYDQNKLAADNLRSKLEEMRKQLTAMKNKRETLVARYNAAKAQTEINKAMNGFGSDTAAAGLKRMEEKMLAMEARAEASNEMSQREKSLDEEFENLGKDKAVEDELAALMKQYENKQ, encoded by the coding sequence ATGTCCATATTTAAACGATTGCGTGATTTGACCATGTCCAATATTAACGCCATTATCGACAAGGCGGAAGACCCGATCAAAATGACGGATCAATATATTCGGGATATGACGGAAGATCTTGAGGATGCGGAGAAAGCCGTTGCCGCTCAGATTGCGATCGAGAAGCGCTTCAAGGCGCTCTACGAAGAGCAGGCGGCGCTTGTCGAGAAGCGTACGCAGCAAGCGCATACGGCCGCGCAGGCGCAGAACGTGGACCTTGCCCGCCGTGCCCTTGAAGAGAAGAAGGCTGCCGAAGCCAAGCGCGACGAATACAAGGCAAGCTACGATCAGAACAAACTCGCGGCAGACAATTTGCGTTCGAAGCTCGAGGAGATGCGCAAGCAGCTGACGGCAATGAAGAACAAGCGTGAAACGCTGGTAGCCCGTTACAATGCAGCCAAAGCGCAAACCGAAATCAACAAAGCAATGAACGGCTTCGGCTCCGACACGGCTGCCGCCGGCCTTAAGCGAATGGAAGAGAAGATGCTGGCGATGGAAGCAAGAGCGGAAGCGAGCAATGAAATGTCGCAGCGCGAAAAGTCCTTGGATGAAGAGTTTGAAAACCTCGGCAAAGACAAAGCGGTTGAAGATGAGCTGGCCGCTTTGATGAAGCAGTACGAGAATAAGCAATAA
- a CDS encoding NADH:flavin oxidoreductase/NADH oxidase — MADLFTPYNFKNLTLKNRIVMPPMCQYSVKAEDGIPNDWHFVHYVSRAVGGTGLIIVEMTGVHPDGRISNQDTGIWSDEHIPAYRRLVEAVHSYGTKIGIQLGHAGRKAQDAEPSVAPSAIAFSSQYKIPKALSAAEIEELIQAFKDGARRAVEAGFDTVEIHGAHGYLIHQFHSPLTNQRSDEYGQDLPLFGERVVRAVKEVLPEGMPVIMRVSAKEYVDGGYDVDYCAEVCRRYKDAGVDIFHISSGGEGPVGSGGGPEAAPGYQVDLAAEFKRLLKVPVIAVGLLDDYEVAQNVILSGKADLVAIGRGMLRDPYWAVHAAKALGGEQKVPKQYQRGF, encoded by the coding sequence TTGGCAGACTTGTTTACACCCTATAACTTTAAAAATTTGACGCTGAAGAACCGGATCGTGATGCCACCGATGTGTCAATATTCCGTGAAAGCGGAGGACGGGATCCCGAACGACTGGCATTTCGTCCATTATGTCAGCCGCGCCGTGGGCGGTACCGGCTTGATCATTGTCGAGATGACCGGGGTTCACCCTGACGGACGCATATCGAACCAGGATACAGGCATTTGGAGCGATGAACATATTCCTGCCTATCGCCGGCTGGTTGAAGCCGTGCATTCCTACGGCACGAAGATCGGGATTCAGCTCGGCCATGCCGGAAGAAAGGCACAGGATGCGGAACCGTCGGTAGCACCGTCGGCCATCGCGTTCAGCTCCCAATATAAAATACCGAAGGCGCTGTCGGCGGCCGAGATCGAAGAGCTGATCCAGGCGTTTAAGGATGGGGCCCGCCGGGCCGTTGAGGCCGGATTCGACACCGTTGAAATCCATGGGGCCCACGGATATTTGATTCACCAGTTCCACTCCCCGTTGACCAATCAGCGAAGCGATGAATATGGGCAGGATCTTCCCCTGTTCGGCGAACGGGTCGTCCGGGCCGTGAAGGAAGTCCTTCCGGAGGGCATGCCGGTCATCATGCGCGTATCGGCGAAGGAGTATGTCGATGGCGGTTATGATGTGGATTACTGCGCCGAGGTTTGCCGAAGATATAAGGACGCCGGGGTGGATATCTTTCATATCTCTTCCGGCGGCGAGGGCCCCGTCGGATCAGGCGGGGGACCGGAGGCTGCGCCGGGTTATCAAGTGGACTTGGCAGCGGAGTTCAAACGATTGCTGAAGGTGCCCGTCATTGCCGTCGGATTGCTGGATGATTATGAAGTCGCTCAAAATGTTATTTTGTCGGGGAAGGCGGATTTGGTTGCGATCGGCAGAGGCATGCTGAGAGATCCGTATTGGGCCGTGCATGCTGCGAAGGCGCTCGGCGGGGAGCAGAAGGTTCCGAAGCAATATCAAAGAGGTTTCTAA
- a CDS encoding polysaccharide deacetylase family protein — protein sequence MFNRIHAGFRILGMLCILLAMPALPADAAALNGLTAQPDETSSVMSESWSSIEDHAKRAGGRSRESLSLSQLMKKYPDTFRTSGPRVKKIALTFDDVPDPRFTGKVLDVLKEQQVKATFFAVGERAKKHPGLVKRMHEEGHAIGNHSYNHAQLNKLSLHKFKDQIERTNMVIKSITGIEPRLIRPPYGEINEEQLQWARKNGFKVVNWNVDSLDWKGLGKDEVMSNILSAVGPGSIVLQHAGGGVGSDLTGTIEALPGIIRELRGKGYTFVTLPEMLGLPESFKH from the coding sequence ATGTTCAACCGAATTCATGCAGGGTTTCGCATCCTTGGGATGCTTTGTATCCTGCTCGCCATGCCGGCTCTCCCCGCCGATGCCGCGGCTTTGAACGGCTTGACTGCGCAGCCGGATGAAACCTCCTCCGTCATGTCCGAATCTTGGTCTTCCATTGAGGACCATGCGAAACGTGCAGGCGGCCGTTCAAGGGAGTCTCTGTCGCTGAGCCAATTAATGAAGAAATACCCCGATACCTTTCGGACCAGCGGGCCCCGCGTCAAAAAAATCGCCTTGACGTTCGATGACGTCCCCGATCCCCGATTTACCGGAAAAGTGCTGGATGTTCTGAAGGAGCAGCAGGTGAAAGCCACTTTCTTTGCCGTCGGCGAGCGGGCCAAGAAGCATCCCGGCCTCGTTAAGCGCATGCACGAGGAAGGGCATGCCATCGGGAACCACTCCTATAACCACGCCCAGCTTAACAAGCTGAGCCTCCATAAATTCAAGGATCAGATCGAGCGGACCAATATGGTCATCAAATCCATAACCGGGATCGAGCCAAGGCTGATTCGGCCGCCATATGGCGAGATTAATGAGGAGCAGCTTCAATGGGCCCGGAAGAACGGCTTCAAAGTCGTTAACTGGAATGTCGATTCATTGGATTGGAAGGGTCTAGGAAAGGATGAGGTCATGAGCAATATTCTTTCCGCGGTCGGACCGGGCTCGATCGTTCTGCAGCACGCAGGGGGTGGCGTCGGCTCCGATCTGACCGGAACGATCGAGGCGCTCCCAGGTATCATTCGCGAGCTCCGGGGCAAGGGATATACCTTCGTCACTCTTCCGGAAATGCTCGGGTTGCCTGAGAGCTTTAAGCATTAG
- a CDS encoding 3D domain-containing protein, which yields MKQRPLKKAQKDKIARLAGKTAKWFTMTALAIGLTFSGGMLQAHASSVHVAKQGDTFYFLSKQYGVKLDKLMSANPTIKATNIYPGLKIKIPGTVSAKSVASAAPAAAFSPTLNVFHDKNVVEAWGKTFNYSKTLSVKATAYSSAASENGGWGAVDYFGNKLEIGTIAVDPKVIPLGTKVLVTGHEHPGLPKKAFVAEARDIGGAIKGNKIDIFIPGSPSFVSKFGIQDIKLYIIE from the coding sequence ATGAAACAACGACCATTAAAAAAAGCACAAAAGGATAAGATTGCCCGACTCGCCGGAAAAACGGCAAAGTGGTTCACGATGACCGCGCTGGCGATCGGACTGACATTCAGCGGCGGTATGCTGCAAGCCCATGCCAGCTCGGTTCATGTCGCTAAGCAAGGAGACACCTTCTACTTCCTGTCGAAGCAGTACGGCGTAAAGCTGGACAAGCTGATGAGCGCAAATCCGACCATCAAGGCGACGAATATCTATCCGGGTCTCAAAATCAAAATTCCAGGCACCGTATCGGCGAAATCGGTTGCTTCGGCTGCACCGGCAGCTGCCTTTTCGCCGACCCTGAACGTATTCCATGATAAGAACGTGGTCGAAGCTTGGGGCAAGACCTTCAACTACAGCAAGACCTTGTCCGTGAAGGCTACCGCATACTCCTCAGCAGCCAGCGAGAACGGCGGATGGGGAGCGGTCGATTACTTCGGCAACAAGCTGGAGATCGGCACGATCGCCGTTGACCCGAAGGTCATCCCGCTTGGTACGAAGGTGCTCGTTACCGGGCATGAGCATCCCGGGCTTCCGAAAAAGGCTTTTGTCGCGGAAGCGCGCGATATCGGCGGAGCCATTAAAGGAAACAAGATTGATATCTTTATTCCAGGCTCTCCGTCCTTTGTCAGCAAATTCGGCATTCAGGATATCAAATTGTACATTATTGAGTAA
- a CDS encoding amino acid ABC transporter ATP-binding protein, which produces MITVKGLHKSFGKLEILKGIDVEIAKGEVVVVIGPSGSGKSTFLRCLNLLEVPTSGEISFEGELITAKNHNINATREKMGMVFQQFNLFPHKTVLQNITLAPMQVKGVSAKEAEATADELLKSVGLLDKKEAYPAQLSGGQKQRIAIARALAMQPHVMLFDEPTSALDPEMVGEVLEVMKKLAEGGMTMVIVTHEMGFAREVGDRILFMDGGKIIEEGTPEELFGQPSHPRTKEFLSKVL; this is translated from the coding sequence GTGATAACCGTTAAGGGACTTCATAAATCGTTTGGCAAGCTGGAAATCTTGAAAGGCATCGACGTGGAAATCGCAAAAGGGGAGGTCGTCGTTGTCATTGGCCCCAGCGGCTCCGGCAAGAGCACGTTCCTTCGCTGCCTGAACCTGCTCGAGGTGCCGACCAGCGGCGAGATATCGTTCGAGGGCGAGCTGATTACGGCCAAGAACCACAATATTAACGCCACCCGCGAAAAAATGGGCATGGTATTCCAGCAGTTCAATCTGTTTCCGCACAAAACGGTGCTGCAGAACATTACGCTGGCGCCAATGCAAGTAAAGGGCGTCTCGGCCAAAGAAGCTGAAGCGACCGCCGACGAGCTGCTAAAATCTGTAGGGCTGCTGGACAAGAAAGAGGCGTATCCCGCGCAGCTGTCCGGCGGACAGAAGCAGCGGATCGCGATCGCACGGGCGCTCGCCATGCAGCCGCATGTCATGCTGTTCGATGAGCCAACCTCCGCGCTTGATCCGGAAATGGTCGGCGAGGTGCTTGAGGTCATGAAGAAGCTGGCCGAAGGCGGAATGACCATGGTCATCGTTACCCATGAAATGGGCTTTGCACGCGAGGTCGGCGATCGGATTTTGTTCATGGACGGCGGAAAAATCATCGAAGAGGGAACGCCGGAGGAATTGTTCGGCCAGCCTTCCCATCCGCGCACGAAGGAGTTTTTGAGCAAGGTTTTGTAA